TGCTAACGGTGTTTCTCTTGTATTGTCCTCGACCAGAAAAACGATGTTGGATTTGCCGGATGCAAGAGTTTTAAACGGCGGAGTTCCGATCGGGTTATCAAGAGCATCAATAATAGAATATTCTAAATTACTCAAGGCAGGAAGATTCGTCATCTCTCCTGTGAAAATAACGGATTTTTCCGGCGCATCTAGCTCAACATGTGTTTTTCCGTATGGAATGGTATATTTCATCTTATGATCCTCCGGAGTTCAATTTTTAAGGCCGACCTTAAACAACACTATGGAGCCCCCGCTAAGAGGCGCTCCATAATTTGTGTTCGTATAATTTATTATGTGGCAGATTTTACAGTTTTGCCACCGCTTCTTTTATGCGTTTCATGCCTTCTTCGATATATTCATATGAGCGGCAGTATGCGATCCTAATATGCCCAGGACAGCCGAATACTTCTCCGGGAACAGTAGATACGCCGGTTTCTTCAAGCAGCCACGAACAGAATTTGAACCCGTCCATGCCCAGTGACGAAATTTTTGGAAACGCATAGAACGCACCGGCGGGAACAATATATTCAAATCTGTCTATTTTGTTGAGCCATTCCATAACCATATCGCGGCGGCGCCTGTATTCACTCACCATTTTGACAACATCCTGATCTGCATGCCTGAAGGCTTCAACAACTCCGGCCTGAGCAAACGATGTGGCGCAGGTAGTGAGATTCTGGTGGCATTTATTGACATAAGGCCTCATGTCCTGAGGACATACTATCCATCCTATACGCCAGCCGGTCATCGACCATGTCTTTGAGGAAGCAGAAATCGTCACGGTCCGCTCAGCCATTCCGGGCAGGCCGGCAATGCTGACATGTTCTCCGTCATACAGGAATTTTTCGTAGCATTCATCCGAAATGACCCATAAATCGTTTTCAATCGCAAACCGTGATATTTCTTCAAGATCCTGTCTCGTGAGAACAGCTCCGCTTGGATTGTTCGGAGTATTCAGCAGAAGCACTTTGCTCTTAGGTGTGATAATGGCTTTGAGATCATCGATCTGCAGGCGGAATCCGCTTTTCATTGTAGTAGCAGCTTTTTTTAATACGCCATTTGCGATAGAGATCTGGTCTGCATAGGCAGAGAAGTAAGGGGCAGGTACAATGACTTCGTCACCTGGTTCAAGCATGGTCAGAAATGCTGCTGTCAGCGCCTCTATTGCTCCTGCCGTGATGACTATGTTGCGGTTTGGGTCGATATCCATGCCGTTCTCACGGTTATATTTATCAGCTACTGCCTTGCGGAGATCATATGTGCCGGCCATGTCGGTGTAATGGACATCTCCGTTATTTAATGCTGTGATTGCCGCATCCTTGGCACATTTCGGAGAATCAAAGTCAGGACGGCCTATTTCCATGTGGATTATGCTTCTGCCCTGTTTTTCGAGTTCTTCCGCCCTTCCCAGTATTTCCCGTATCCCACCCGACATCTGTATAGATGACATACGGCTATTTGGGAACTTCATAATAAATCACCTCATATAATCTTTAGTTTTTTTCGTTTTAGAATTAAAAACAGATAGCCGTATGGCGGCTTTCTCTTCTTGCACGATAGATTCTAACATTCTTTGCTCTACATTATCAAGGTGGATCTTCATCGCTCTTGCCGCTCTGTCTGGCATCCTGAGTTTCAAAGCGTTAAGTATATCCATGTGCTCTTTCAGAGCTTCTGTGATAACCTCTCCGAGAGTATTGCTCAATGCAAGGTAGAGCGATATTTTATAACCAAGCTGGCCTATAAATTCCTCATATATTTTGTTGCCTGAAATTTTGGCAAGATAGTTGTGAAACATGCGGTCGAGGGAGGAGACAAGCAAATTATCATGCATTTTCATTGCTTCTTCTTCATCCCAGATAAAATGTTCTATGCGTTCTGTATCCTCTTTTGTCACCCTTAGCGCAGCCTCT
The genomic region above belongs to Synergistaceae bacterium and contains:
- a CDS encoding pyridoxal phosphate-dependent aminotransferase, with the protein product MKFPNSRMSSIQMSGGIREILGRAEELEKQGRSIIHMEIGRPDFDSPKCAKDAAITALNNGDVHYTDMAGTYDLRKAVADKYNRENGMDIDPNRNIVITAGAIEALTAAFLTMLEPGDEVIVPAPYFSAYADQISIANGVLKKAATTMKSGFRLQIDDLKAIITPKSKVLLLNTPNNPSGAVLTRQDLEEISRFAIENDLWVISDECYEKFLYDGEHVSIAGLPGMAERTVTISASSKTWSMTGWRIGWIVCPQDMRPYVNKCHQNLTTCATSFAQAGVVEAFRHADQDVVKMVSEYRRRRDMVMEWLNKIDRFEYIVPAGAFYAFPKISSLGMDGFKFCSWLLEETGVSTVPGEVFGCPGHIRIAYCRSYEYIEEGMKRIKEAVAKL
- a CDS encoding GntR family transcriptional regulator; this translates as MINENSNLADTVYFTLKNRILRGELRPGTALREENLSDAFQVSRTPLRKALTHLMAEGYLVKGKDRTLRIPEISPDELRDTLSARKLLEIASIEEAALRVTKEDTERIEHFIWDEEEAMKMHDNLLVSSLDRMFHNYLAKISGNKIYEEFIGQLGYKISLYLALSNTLGEVITEALKEHMDILNALKLRMPDRAARAMKIHLDNVEQRMLESIVQEEKAAIRLSVFNSKTKKTKDYMR